One window from the genome of Nicotiana tomentosiformis chromosome 5, ASM39032v3, whole genome shotgun sequence encodes:
- the LOC138893201 gene encoding uncharacterized protein, translating into MGSSLFWYENWTGLGALYFLINPDFAIDGSINNVCEVVVEDSWDVDKLLQILPEEYVVHIVEKIKPSTTQDALDKPFWRLESRGNFTVSSAWNYLRRRQDQRNAFNKMWVKGMPFKISFFLWKVWKALGWIKVNTDGASRGNPGRSSIGFVLRNEEGNVVYARGKEIPETTNNEAEAWAILEGLSYCVNQQYIQILIQTDSMLLKNVLDEVWIAPWNVTEIVEEINKLRHRCTVTFTHILREGNRLVDYLANYALDFGNIEAAGFTDLDTHGKKIVNNEKMQCPYLRVKPKRN; encoded by the exons ATGGGATCATCCCTCTTTTGGTATGAAAATTGGACTGGGCTTGGAGCtttgtattttcttataaatCCAGATTTTGCAATAGATGGGTCTATCAATAATGTGTGTGAGGTAGTAGTAGAGGACTCATGGGATGTTGATAAGCTATTACAAATTCTACCAGAAGAATATGTTGTTCACATTGTGGAAAAAATAAAGCCATCAACTACGCAAGATGCATTGGATAAACCTTTTTGGAGGTTGGAAAGTAGAGGTAACTTCACTGTTAGTTCTGCCTGGAACTACTTGAGGAGAAGGCAAGATCAAAGGAATGCTTTCAATAAGATGTGGGTAAAGGGAATGCCTTTTAAGATCTCTTTCTTTTTATGGAAGGTCTGGAAAG CCTTGGGGTGGATCAAAGTAAATACAGATGGGGCATCGAGGGGTAATCCAGGAAGAAGTTCCATTGGATTTGTATTGAGGAATGAAGAAGGAAATGTAGTATATGCTAGAGGAAAGGAAATACCTGAAACTACTAATAATGAGGCAGAAGCTTGGGCTATACTGGAGGGGTTGTCTTATTGTGTTAATCAACAGTACATACAAATCCTGATACAAACGGATTCAATGCTACTGAAGAATGTGTTAGATGAAGTGTGGATAGCTCCTTGGAATGTGACTGAAATTGTGGAGGAAATAAATAAGTTAAGGCATAGATGCACTGTTACATTCACCCACATACTGAGGGAAGGTAATCGTCTAGTAGATTATTTAGCTAATTATGCATtggattttggaaatattgaagcTGCTGGATTCACAGATCTGGACACGCATGGTAAGAAGATCGTAAACAATGAAAAAATGCAATGCCCATACCTGAGAGTGAAGCCAAAAAGAAACTAG